The following proteins are co-located in the Paludisphaera rhizosphaerae genome:
- a CDS encoding Flp family type IVb pilin, with amino-acid sequence MTRLERPPPRARGAILAEYVLVAGLIAVAAITAARELGPIVKTRLQGASSALAGGGPAPGGGGTSSTQ; translated from the coding sequence ATGACCCGGCTCGAACGTCCGCCCCCCCGGGCGCGGGGCGCGATCTTGGCGGAATACGTCCTGGTGGCCGGCTTGATCGCCGTCGCCGCAATTACGGCGGCGAGAGAGCTGGGGCCGATCGTCAAAACGAGACTTCAGGGAGCGTCGTCGGCACTGGCCGGCGGCGGGCCTGCTCCGGGGGGTGGAGGCACGTCCTCCACGCAGTGA
- a CDS encoding A24 family peptidase — protein MPGHEALVLTATTVALIAAGTDLWKFKVYNALTLPALAAGLAASAWAGGWEGLAASGLGALTGFGLLAAFFILGGVGAGDVKLLTALGAWLGPALTLRVFFASAIAAGLYALALSVLYGGLAATTVDMLRLADRMRRGDVRPSIAPEIAAETARADRRRRLVPFAAMTFLGLVAAVFIWRPDGVGPEPTSPHPANPTAPAAAFATTSEGAAS, from the coding sequence GTGCCAGGCCATGAAGCGCTCGTCCTGACCGCGACGACGGTCGCCCTGATCGCCGCTGGGACGGACCTCTGGAAATTCAAGGTGTACAACGCTCTGACCCTCCCCGCGCTGGCCGCTGGTCTGGCTGCATCGGCCTGGGCGGGGGGATGGGAGGGGCTGGCGGCGAGCGGGCTCGGGGCCCTAACCGGCTTCGGCCTGCTCGCCGCCTTTTTCATCCTGGGGGGCGTGGGGGCGGGGGACGTCAAGCTGCTGACGGCCCTGGGGGCCTGGCTCGGGCCGGCCCTGACGCTCCGCGTCTTCTTCGCCTCGGCGATCGCCGCCGGGCTCTACGCTCTCGCTCTCTCGGTCCTCTACGGCGGCCTGGCCGCGACGACCGTCGACATGCTCCGGTTGGCCGACCGGATGCGGCGAGGAGACGTCCGGCCGTCGATCGCGCCGGAGATCGCCGCCGAGACTGCGCGGGCCGACCGCCGCCGCCGACTGGTGCCGTTCGCCGCCATGACCTTCCTCGGACTTGTCGCCGCGGTCTTCATCTGGAGACCGGACGGCGTCGGACCGGAACCGACCTCGCCCCACCCCGCGAACCCAACGGCCCCCGCCGCGGCGTTCGCGACGACTTCTGAAGGAGCCGCGTCGTGA
- the cpaB gene encoding Flp pilus assembly protein CpaB: protein MRPQTMLVAILALASGLAAVLGVKGMMKKPAVVVEEKAKVVTAKAELARAQSIEAAAIEVKEIPKSQVPEGALASIEETAGRIPSIPLLKGEIVVEPKLLPKGSRAGMASMIPPGMRAFTILTPTFSSSLAGFLQPGNRVDVLLTIQPPGSQGDDGSATTTILQNIELLAVHTLVDAPVEAKANLSETRSVTLLVTPRQASILDLAQDKGKLHLSLRNSLDETPVDETRATLADLGLPETPSKPEPAAPPPAIAAPTPPPPPEPEEPELVVLTVRTLRGTVAGRDEITVLPSGSNRLSPGRLRPQPNASAVASQGLRRPPR from the coding sequence GTGAGACCCCAGACGATGCTGGTCGCGATCCTCGCCCTGGCGAGCGGCCTGGCCGCCGTGCTCGGCGTCAAGGGGATGATGAAGAAGCCCGCGGTCGTCGTCGAGGAGAAGGCGAAGGTCGTCACGGCCAAGGCCGAACTCGCCCGCGCCCAGTCGATCGAGGCCGCCGCGATCGAGGTCAAGGAAATCCCCAAGTCCCAGGTCCCCGAGGGGGCTCTGGCCTCCATCGAGGAAACGGCCGGGCGGATTCCGTCGATCCCATTGCTCAAGGGTGAGATCGTCGTCGAGCCCAAGCTTCTACCGAAGGGGAGCCGCGCCGGGATGGCCTCGATGATCCCGCCGGGGATGCGGGCCTTCACCATCCTGACCCCCACGTTTTCGTCGAGCCTGGCGGGGTTTCTCCAACCCGGCAACCGCGTGGACGTTCTCCTGACGATCCAGCCTCCTGGCTCGCAAGGAGACGACGGCTCGGCCACGACCACGATCCTCCAGAACATCGAGTTGCTCGCCGTGCACACCCTGGTCGATGCACCCGTCGAGGCCAAGGCCAACCTCAGCGAGACTCGCTCCGTGACCCTGCTGGTGACGCCGAGACAGGCTTCGATCCTCGATCTGGCTCAGGACAAGGGGAAGCTCCACCTGTCGTTGCGGAACTCGCTCGACGAGACGCCGGTCGACGAGACGCGGGCGACGCTCGCCGACCTCGGACTCCCTGAGACGCCTTCCAAGCCCGAGCCCGCCGCGCCTCCTCCCGCGATCGCCGCGCCGACTCCCCCGCCCCCCCCCGAGCCCGAAGAACCCGAGCTTGTGGTTTTGACGGTCCGGACTCTCCGTGGGACGGTCGCCGGCCGCGACGAGATCACGGTCCTTCCCTCCGGGTCGAACCGACTTTCGCCGGGCCGGCTGCGGCCTCAACCCAACGCTTCGGCCGTCGCCTCGCAGGGACTCCGCCGCCCTCCCCGCTGA
- a CDS encoding AAA family ATPase has protein sequence MPSFIVADDESLASRVRSVLAFHQKDGPRPEVVSIAQAPTRLAREKGVETVIAVLPLDPAAALELLTRLAPSAGGGLLAVGPAADARFVLQALRAGVRDYLDRADLEAELAAALGRLAAGPATKASLGKVVAILGPSGGAGASTVAANLGVALAAEHGSTGLVDLKLESGDLAALLDLKPNFSLADLCKNPTSFDRVMLERTFVKHASGVSLLAPPTHLVDSRLVRPEGVARAIDLARSLFPFVVVDVDHSYRDEQIAALRQADVLLVVLRLDFNSLRNAHRALEHLNRLGLAGDRIRVVVNRAGLPLEVPKAKAEEALGGPIAHMIPEDAKAVTRANNNGVPVVVEAPSSRAAKSLVKLADLLRETEPAQAAATPGVAGPAFLRLLRRKPAVATR, from the coding sequence ATGCCCTCCTTCATCGTGGCCGACGATGAGTCGCTCGCCTCCCGCGTCCGTTCCGTGCTGGCCTTCCACCAAAAGGACGGGCCTCGGCCCGAGGTCGTGTCCATCGCCCAGGCCCCCACCCGACTGGCCCGCGAAAAGGGGGTGGAAACCGTGATCGCAGTGCTGCCGCTCGACCCGGCGGCGGCCCTGGAACTGCTGACCCGGCTGGCCCCTTCGGCAGGCGGCGGCCTGCTGGCCGTGGGGCCGGCCGCCGACGCTCGGTTCGTCCTTCAGGCCTTGCGGGCCGGCGTTCGCGACTATCTGGATCGGGCCGACCTGGAAGCCGAACTGGCCGCGGCGCTCGGCCGACTGGCTGCCGGGCCTGCCACCAAGGCATCCCTGGGGAAGGTGGTCGCCATCCTCGGACCGAGTGGAGGCGCCGGGGCAAGCACCGTCGCCGCCAACCTCGGCGTCGCCCTGGCCGCCGAACACGGCTCGACCGGTCTGGTCGACCTGAAGCTGGAATCCGGCGACCTGGCGGCGCTCCTGGATCTGAAACCCAACTTCAGCCTGGCCGACCTCTGCAAGAACCCCACCTCGTTCGACCGGGTGATGCTCGAACGAACCTTCGTCAAGCACGCCTCGGGCGTCAGCCTGCTGGCCCCGCCGACTCATCTGGTCGACTCCCGCCTGGTCCGTCCCGAGGGAGTGGCGCGGGCGATCGACCTGGCCCGCTCGCTCTTCCCCTTCGTCGTGGTGGACGTCGATCATTCGTACCGTGACGAGCAGATCGCCGCGCTGCGGCAGGCCGACGTCCTGCTGGTGGTCCTTCGCCTGGACTTCAACTCCCTGCGCAACGCCCACCGGGCGCTGGAGCACCTCAACAGGCTGGGCCTGGCCGGCGATCGTATCCGCGTGGTCGTGAATCGAGCGGGTCTACCGCTGGAGGTCCCGAAGGCCAAGGCGGAAGAGGCCCTGGGAGGCCCGATCGCCCATATGATCCCGGAGGACGCCAAGGCCGTGACGCGAGCCAACAACAACGGCGTCCCCGTCGTGGTCGAAGCGCCGTCCTCAAGGGCGGCGAAGAGCCTGGTGAAGCTCGCTGACTTGTTGCGCGAGACAGAACCGGCGCAGGCCGCTGCGACGCCCGGAGTCGCCGGTCCGGCCTTCTTGCGGCTTCTGCGACGAAAACCGGCCGTTGCGACGCGCTGA
- a CDS encoding CpaF family protein: MSLPNEVMTDRRSGGPSSAEERRLRIKKELHEKLISEMDVSSLGSMSEEEIRQEIRRGAEQLCLRHDDLLSLSERERLVEDVLDEVFGIGPLEGLMRDQTVSDILVNGPKVVYVEQGGRLNRTDVVFNDEKHLQEIVRRIVGRVGRRIDETSPLCDARLPDGSRVNAVIPPLALDGTSLSIRRAGKSPLLTADLVAKRAMTQEMVDFLSACIRGRSNTVISGGTGSGKTTLLNALSSFIPEDERVITIEDAAELRLQQPHVVRLETRPPNIEGEGAILTRDLVKNALRMRPERIVVGECRGGETLDMLQAMNTGHDGSMTTIHANDTRDAIGRMEMMVGMSGFDLPIWIIRRQIASAVHLIVQAARLSGGVRRIIKISEIVGMEGDVVSMQDIFVFKQTGVDEQRRAQGYHFCTGVRPKCLARLEEAGLALPPEMFESRILTPKVDAPPPPPVETSKPWGLFGSKARETAS, from the coding sequence ATGAGCCTGCCGAACGAGGTCATGACGGATCGACGCAGCGGAGGTCCGTCTTCAGCCGAGGAAAGACGGCTGCGGATCAAGAAGGAGCTGCACGAGAAGCTAATCTCCGAGATGGACGTCTCGTCGTTGGGGTCGATGAGCGAGGAGGAGATCCGCCAGGAGATTCGTCGCGGAGCCGAGCAACTCTGCCTCCGCCACGACGACCTGCTGAGCCTCTCGGAACGCGAGCGACTCGTCGAGGACGTGCTTGACGAGGTCTTCGGCATCGGCCCGCTTGAGGGCCTGATGCGCGACCAGACCGTCTCCGACATCCTCGTCAACGGCCCCAAGGTGGTCTACGTCGAGCAAGGGGGCCGGCTCAACCGGACGGACGTCGTCTTCAACGACGAGAAGCACCTCCAGGAAATCGTCCGTCGGATCGTCGGTCGGGTCGGCCGGCGCATCGACGAAACGTCCCCTCTGTGCGACGCCCGACTTCCCGACGGCTCCCGCGTCAACGCCGTGATCCCCCCTCTGGCCCTCGACGGCACCTCGCTCTCGATCCGCCGCGCGGGGAAGTCGCCGCTCCTGACCGCCGACCTGGTGGCCAAGCGAGCGATGACGCAGGAGATGGTCGACTTTCTCTCGGCCTGCATCCGAGGCCGATCCAACACCGTCATCTCCGGCGGCACCGGTTCAGGTAAGACGACGCTCCTCAACGCACTCTCGTCCTTCATCCCGGAAGACGAGCGGGTCATCACGATCGAGGACGCGGCCGAACTGCGACTCCAGCAGCCGCACGTCGTCCGGTTGGAGACCCGACCGCCGAACATCGAGGGCGAGGGGGCCATCCTCACCCGCGACCTGGTCAAGAACGCCCTTCGAATGCGGCCCGAGCGGATCGTCGTCGGCGAGTGCCGCGGCGGCGAGACGCTCGACATGCTCCAGGCCATGAACACTGGCCACGACGGCTCCATGACCACGATCCACGCCAACGACACCCGCGACGCCATCGGCCGTATGGAGATGATGGTCGGCATGTCGGGGTTCGATCTGCCGATCTGGATCATCCGCCGCCAGATCGCCTCGGCCGTGCACCTCATCGTCCAGGCGGCCCGACTCTCGGGAGGCGTGCGCCGGATCATCAAGATCTCGGAGATCGTCGGCATGGAAGGAGACGTGGTGAGTATGCAGGACATCTTCGTCTTCAAGCAGACCGGCGTGGACGAGCAGCGCCGGGCGCAGGGCTACCACTTCTGCACGGGCGTCCGGCCCAAGTGCCTGGCCAGGCTGGAAGAGGCTGGCCTGGCCTTGCCGCCGGAGATGTTCGAGAGCCGGATCCTCACGCCCAAGGTCGACGCCCCGCCGCCTCCGCCGGTCGAGACGTCCAAGCCGTGGGGCCTGTTCGGAAGCAAGGCCCGGGAGACGGCGTCGTGA
- a CDS encoding type II secretion system F family protein — translation MNEPIILVMAAASAAAFVAAVYQIVSDLFLRDRARVNERVDVEMLKRQAAGAAAKVKKASLFKNLDQMDAAARAASSQTTWSQAFESMVEQSGLDVTPGRLLTIAGGASAALGALAFFIQGSPLHGVMGAVIAGVLPIWYVKRCRDARMEKLRSQLPDAFDLMARVVRAGQSLGQAVLGVAEEFPQPISTEFAYCYEQQNLGLSPEVAFRELTRRTGVIELKIFVLAVLVQQQTGGNLAEMLAKLANVVRERYRIRGAISALTAEGRMQGWVLAGMPPVMILILLVMNYNYAIALFEHPDVLAATFGAELVGILWIRKIVNFEF, via the coding sequence GTGAACGAGCCCATCATTCTCGTCATGGCCGCGGCGTCGGCCGCGGCGTTCGTCGCCGCCGTCTACCAGATCGTCTCCGACCTGTTTCTTCGCGACCGCGCCCGCGTGAACGAGCGCGTCGACGTCGAGATGCTCAAGCGACAGGCGGCCGGCGCGGCGGCGAAGGTCAAGAAGGCCTCGCTGTTCAAGAACCTCGACCAGATGGACGCCGCGGCGCGGGCCGCATCCAGCCAGACGACCTGGTCGCAGGCGTTCGAGTCGATGGTCGAACAGTCGGGCCTGGACGTGACCCCCGGCCGGCTGCTGACGATCGCCGGCGGAGCCTCGGCCGCGCTCGGCGCGCTGGCGTTCTTCATTCAGGGGAGCCCGTTGCACGGGGTGATGGGGGCGGTCATCGCCGGTGTGCTGCCGATCTGGTACGTCAAACGCTGCCGAGACGCCCGGATGGAGAAGCTCCGATCCCAGCTTCCAGACGCCTTCGACCTGATGGCCCGCGTCGTCCGCGCCGGTCAGAGCCTGGGCCAGGCCGTGCTGGGCGTCGCCGAGGAATTCCCTCAGCCCATCTCCACCGAGTTCGCGTATTGCTACGAACAACAGAACCTCGGCCTCTCCCCCGAAGTCGCCTTCCGCGAGCTGACCCGTCGCACCGGCGTCATCGAATTGAAGATCTTCGTCCTGGCGGTTCTCGTCCAGCAGCAGACGGGCGGCAACCTGGCCGAGATGCTCGCCAAGCTGGCCAACGTGGTCCGCGAGCGCTACCGGATCCGAGGCGCGATCTCCGCCCTGACGGCCGAGGGCCGGATGCAGGGCTGGGTCCTGGCGGGCATGCCGCCGGTGATGATCCTGATCCTCCTCGTCATGAATTACAACTACGCGATCGCCCTGTTCGAGCACCCGGACGTCCTGGCCGCCACTTTCGGCGCGGAGCTGGTCGGGATCCTCTGGATCCGCAAGATCGTTAACTTCGAGTTTTGA
- a CDS encoding type II secretion system F family protein has protein sequence MDQETIVLLAVFGAVAGVALLAGTVFSQKRGKLAGRLDELSGRGRRADEEKPETVAKIAKAALPKLGKVIVPEDEAERNRLANRLVLAGLYNRQAIYLFLGVKLSIMLAAMVVGAGLTLTGAAPPDRAMGAALGLFLVGMIGPSFWLDKRRNGRQLKLRRAMPDALDVLIICLEGGLSFQAALKKVADEIGTAHPMLGGELRIVDREIQLGRTAGEAITHFAERTGLEEAASMATVIGQSERFGASLVKSLKAHSDTLRERRKQIAEERAQKAATKILFPTLFCIFPAIFVILLAPAVFQMMKSLGSTPADQAPPAAASVASGG, from the coding sequence ATGGACCAGGAAACCATCGTCCTGCTCGCCGTCTTCGGGGCCGTCGCCGGAGTGGCGCTCCTGGCCGGGACGGTTTTTTCGCAGAAGCGCGGCAAGCTCGCCGGCCGGCTCGACGAGTTGTCGGGACGCGGCCGCCGAGCCGACGAGGAGAAGCCGGAGACCGTCGCCAAGATCGCCAAGGCCGCGCTGCCGAAACTCGGCAAGGTGATCGTCCCGGAGGACGAGGCCGAGCGCAATCGGTTGGCCAACCGCCTGGTGCTGGCGGGTCTGTACAACCGCCAGGCGATCTACCTCTTCCTGGGCGTGAAGCTGTCGATCATGCTGGCGGCGATGGTCGTGGGCGCCGGTCTGACGCTCACCGGCGCGGCGCCTCCCGACCGCGCGATGGGCGCCGCTCTGGGGCTCTTCCTCGTGGGCATGATCGGGCCCAGCTTCTGGCTCGACAAGCGTCGCAATGGGCGCCAGCTCAAGCTCCGCCGAGCCATGCCGGACGCGCTGGACGTCCTGATCATCTGCCTGGAAGGCGGGTTGAGTTTTCAGGCGGCGTTGAAGAAGGTCGCCGATGAGATCGGCACGGCGCACCCGATGCTGGGGGGAGAGTTGCGGATCGTCGACCGCGAGATCCAGCTCGGCCGGACGGCGGGCGAGGCGATCACGCATTTCGCCGAGCGCACGGGGCTGGAGGAGGCGGCGTCGATGGCCACGGTGATCGGCCAGTCGGAGCGGTTCGGCGCCAGCCTGGTGAAGAGCCTGAAGGCTCACTCCGACACGCTCCGCGAGCGCCGCAAGCAGATCGCCGAGGAGCGCGCTCAGAAGGCGGCGACGAAGATCCTCTTCCCGACGCTCTTCTGCATCTTCCCGGCGATCTTCGTGATTCTGCTCGCCCCGGCCGTCTTCCAGATGATGAAGTCGCTGGGATCCACTCCCGCGGACCAGGCGCCCCCGGCGGCGGCGTCAGTCGCTTCCGGGGGCTGA
- a CDS encoding tetratricopeptide repeat protein, with amino-acid sequence MRIGFATTRTPVLLGLILASVMATGCHGRRREEHASAKLLDGATIAHASRRQTADVQVAMGRTLEQTGDFKGAEAAYREALAKDRRRGDAEARLAVLAEQAGDSKRADEHFARALKLDPRDPDLLCDHGYALYLRGEWEKAEAAYRRALAEDPRHARAHNNMGLALARKGERDAALAEFAAAGCDPADARSNLALAMAMEGRMEDARELYAEALASKPDSLPARDGLRAAGAVLASRDRPPVAGVPATATASATRRDSAVARASAPGSD; translated from the coding sequence ATGCGAATCGGATTCGCGACGACGCGGACCCCAGTTCTTCTGGGCCTGATTCTGGCGTCCGTCATGGCCACCGGGTGTCACGGACGCCGCCGCGAGGAGCACGCCTCCGCCAAGCTCCTCGACGGCGCCACGATCGCGCACGCCTCGCGCCGCCAGACGGCCGACGTGCAGGTGGCCATGGGCCGCACGCTCGAACAGACGGGCGACTTCAAGGGGGCGGAAGCCGCCTATCGAGAGGCCCTCGCCAAGGACCGTCGTCGAGGCGACGCCGAGGCCCGTCTGGCCGTCCTGGCGGAGCAGGCCGGCGACTCCAAACGCGCTGACGAGCACTTCGCCCGGGCGTTGAAGCTCGACCCCCGCGACCCGGACCTCCTCTGCGACCACGGATACGCCCTGTATCTCCGCGGCGAATGGGAAAAGGCCGAGGCCGCCTACCGCAGGGCGCTGGCCGAGGACCCGCGGCACGCCCGGGCGCACAACAATATGGGCCTGGCCCTGGCTCGCAAGGGAGAGCGCGACGCCGCCCTCGCCGAGTTCGCCGCCGCCGGCTGCGACCCTGCCGACGCCCGCTCCAACCTCGCCCTGGCGATGGCGATGGAGGGCCGAATGGAAGACGCCCGCGAACTCTACGCCGAGGCGCTGGCGTCCAAGCCCGACTCGCTCCCCGCCCGCGACGGCCTCCGCGCCGCCGGCGCTGTGCTGGCCTCACGCGACAGGCCGCCGGTCGCCGGGGTTCCAGCGACGGCCACCGCGTCCGCGACCCGTCGCGATTCGGCCGTGGCCCGCGCCTCAGCCCCCGGAAGCGACTGA